One stretch of Lottiidibacillus patelloidae DNA includes these proteins:
- a CDS encoding TadE/TadG family type IV pilus assembly protein codes for MRNDEKGQSLVEWAIILPIIILLFVGMIDFGYAFAKQHAVSQVAKELARSASIGETIADLQTEAFNMAGAIINPDTITHTEVSNTSVFTITATDGKQVIITFDESLKTRAKGKKFRVLVEYTYVPFTPIVNNADIPLASQYYTKSETMQSN; via the coding sequence ATGAGAAATGATGAGAAGGGACAAAGTTTAGTAGAGTGGGCAATTATTTTACCAATTATAATACTGCTATTCGTTGGAATGATAGATTTTGGTTATGCATTTGCTAAGCAACATGCCGTTAGCCAAGTGGCAAAAGAGCTTGCTAGATCTGCTAGTATTGGTGAAACGATTGCTGATTTACAAACAGAGGCCTTTAATATGGCTGGAGCAATCATTAATCCAGACACTATTACACATACTGAAGTAAGTAATACATCAGTATTTACAATTACAGCTACTGATGGGAAACAAGTGATTATTACTTTTGATGAATCTTTAAAAACAAGAGCAAAAGGGAAAAAATTTAGAGTATTAGTCGAGTATACGTATGTACCATTTACGCCAATCGTTAACAATGCTGACATCCCATTAGCCTCGCAATATTATACAAAATCGGAAACAATGCAAAGTAATTAA
- a CDS encoding HD-GYP domain-containing protein gives MTNGLFLGKETSCIEKTVQDFDQLCLIAKGDGAEIMFQDIEKDMAFCLDPSGSDATLEFFYIIEGEIFSESTTSKTTLQKGEYFYTQNLTEPFYFTAMTKVKLLYVSTKPVFHYLSERVKELKKIVQEVQNKDLYTLEHSLGVQDYALKIARRLHWPKDKLEVLFYATLFHDIGKIHTPIEILNKPGRLTNEEYEIIKKHPLDGSKMVEGTYFKNLSEIIAQHHERLDGKGYPHGLKDDEILIEAKIIAVSDCYDAMTSDRPYRKGLAPEMAVKELQRCQGTQFDPEIVRLFIDILKDEKII, from the coding sequence ATGACAAATGGATTATTCTTAGGAAAAGAAACATCATGTATAGAAAAAACAGTCCAAGATTTCGACCAGTTATGTCTAATAGCTAAAGGCGATGGCGCAGAAATTATGTTCCAAGATATTGAGAAGGATATGGCATTTTGTTTAGACCCTAGTGGTAGTGATGCAACGCTAGAATTTTTCTATATCATTGAAGGTGAAATATTCTCAGAAAGCACTACATCAAAAACCACCTTACAAAAAGGTGAGTACTTCTATACACAAAATTTGACTGAGCCTTTTTACTTTACTGCAATGACAAAAGTGAAACTTTTATATGTATCGACAAAGCCTGTCTTTCATTACTTAAGTGAACGAGTGAAAGAACTTAAGAAAATTGTTCAGGAAGTGCAAAACAAAGACTTATATACGCTAGAACATAGCCTTGGCGTTCAAGATTATGCACTGAAAATAGCTAGACGTCTTCACTGGCCAAAAGATAAATTAGAAGTATTATTTTATGCGACTTTGTTTCATGACATCGGTAAAATACATACTCCTATCGAAATCTTAAATAAACCTGGTCGTCTAACAAACGAAGAATACGAAATAATAAAAAAACACCCGTTAGATGGCTCAAAGATGGTTGAAGGCACTTACTTCAAAAATTTAAGTGAAATCATTGCTCAACACCATGAACGTTTAGATGGAAAAGGATATCCTCACGGCTTAAAAGATGATGAAATCCTCATTGAAGCAAAGATTATTGCTGTATCTGATTGTTATGATGCTATGACATCTGACCGTCCATATCGAAAAGGTCTTGCTCCTGAAATGGCAGTAAAAGAGTTACAACGTTGTCAAGGAACACAATTCGATCCAGAAATCGTACGCTTATTTATAGACATCTTAAAGGACGAAAAAATCATCTAA